From a single Clostridia bacterium genomic region:
- a CDS encoding cobyrinate a,c-diamide synthase translates to MRLVLAAPRGRSGKTTITLGLIEALSKRGLVVQPFKKGPDYIDPSWLSLAAGRPCRNLDLYFLPAEQLRAHFLACCQGADLALIEGAMGLFDGLDLEGTNSTAHLACTLSAPVILVVDGTRMTRSAAALVRGFQHFEPQVKLAGVILNNVARPRHEDMLCRSIEHYTSLPVLGALPKRADLSIPDRHLGLVPAAENHKLAEALAACGAAVAQGVDLEALLAIARQAPPLPSPSGSNFFLPGSEAKSERQQRTSPPRARLGVFRDRAFTFYYPENLEALIQAGAQLVPIDSLTDPELPDLDGLYIGGGFPEIFASQIEANLPLRQAVRQAVAEGMPVYAECGGLMYLARRLNYQGRWYAMSGALPYDVVMSSQPQGHGYTAMLVERESPLFAPGTLIRGHEFHHSQVVNLETEAVRFLYRVQRGFG, encoded by the coding sequence GTGCGCTTAGTACTTGCCGCTCCCCGCGGGCGCTCAGGCAAAACTACCATCACCCTAGGGCTTATAGAGGCCCTTTCTAAGCGGGGTCTGGTAGTTCAGCCTTTTAAGAAGGGGCCCGACTATATTGACCCCAGCTGGCTGAGCCTAGCCGCCGGCCGCCCTTGCCGCAATCTGGACTTATACTTTTTGCCGGCCGAGCAGCTGAGAGCACATTTCCTGGCCTGTTGCCAAGGAGCCGACTTGGCGCTAATCGAAGGGGCCATGGGCCTCTTCGATGGCTTGGACCTTGAGGGAACCAACAGCACCGCCCACCTGGCATGCACCCTTTCCGCTCCGGTCATCCTGGTGGTAGATGGCACTCGCATGACCAGGAGCGCCGCCGCCCTGGTACGGGGATTCCAGCACTTTGAGCCCCAGGTAAAGCTGGCTGGGGTTATCCTCAATAACGTGGCCCGGCCGCGGCATGAGGACATGCTCTGCCGTTCCATTGAGCACTATACCAGCCTGCCCGTGCTAGGAGCTCTGCCCAAGCGAGCCGACCTGTCTATCCCCGACCGCCACCTGGGCCTGGTGCCGGCAGCCGAAAACCATAAGCTAGCGGAGGCTCTAGCTGCCTGTGGAGCAGCAGTAGCCCAGGGAGTAGATTTGGAAGCGTTGCTTGCCATTGCCCGCCAGGCGCCGCCACTGCCGTCCCCCTCCGGCAGCAATTTCTTCCTTCCTGGCAGTGAGGCCAAAAGCGAGCGCCAGCAGCGAACGTCGCCGCCGCGGGCTCGCCTGGGGGTGTTTCGGGATCGAGCCTTTACTTTTTACTATCCCGAAAACTTGGAGGCCTTGATCCAGGCCGGCGCCCAGCTAGTGCCTATTGACAGCCTGACCGACCCGGAGTTGCCCGACCTGGATGGGCTATATATAGGCGGAGGGTTTCCCGAGATCTTTGCCAGCCAGATTGAGGCCAACCTGCCCTTGCGCCAGGCAGTGCGCCAGGCGGTGGCCGAAGGAATGCCGGTCTACGCCGAGTGCGGCGGGCTCATGTACCTGGCCAGACGGCTCAACTACCAGGGTCGGTGGTACGCCATGAGCGGGGCCCTGCCCTATGATGTAGTCATGTCCTCTCAGCCTCAAGGCCACGGCTACACCGCTATGCTGGTGGAAAGGGAAAGCCCCCTTTTTGCCCCGGGAACCCTAATTCGAGGACATGAATTTCATCACTCCCAGGTGGTGAACCTGGAAACCGAAGCAGTTCGCTTCCTCTACCGGGTCCAGCGCGGCTTTGG